The Mytilus galloprovincialis chromosome 3, xbMytGall1.hap1.1, whole genome shotgun sequence genomic interval TTCAATCCGTGACTCATCTTAGACTTTTTTCGTTTTTCCTGACAAAATACATGTTGATCTTAAGATTTGCTTTGACAGGATAAGTAccttttgccttgtgattctCCCATTACATTGCCTTCATCAACTTGGAACAGTTGTATGCTTACAGAAAATGACTATGTCTgctctttttgtatttgattgacaTTGTAAATCCTCATGTGTCCTCTCTTGGCGTTACGGAATTCTTTCcagtctatttattattttttcagctcCATTGACTTAATACCTACGTAATATTTCTTTTCAACATACAGTGGTCACaacttatattgtatatatgcattttttggtggtaaaaaagtaactaagccctacatgctaaactgcaattaaaagaatttgCGCATAttctttaaatacatttattagtTAACATATGCATGCCTTATTTCAGCACTTGGTGAATATATCCTATATGAATAGCAACAgtcatataaataaatgataagaaaaactagttgtaaatgcatataaaacttagtattaattccaaaaacaatttaggatagcgaataatgatatatttgaaatttacgtttccaaaatggccaccattcaagatggccaccttATACTTCAATAGTCCTCAGTTGATATCCTTTGTCATAAGATAtacgaaagtttatcaaaattggaaaagtaatatatttttcatatttttttttaataatttttattaattttttggacatgatttcaaaatggccgcccagagccgccattttgattttctgaattgggtccatagctataaatgttagttatgccctcaactaacactctgccaaattttatgcttttaccacaatctgagcaattgttTCACATATCGACTGGACTATTTATGCTGTTTTTATTTTGACACAATAATTACAGGCAACAGACAGTAGTGAACACAAAGTAGATGGAGACAATGTCAACCTTCAGATTGTCAATGCTACATCTCCTGCTCAATACTTCCATCTTCTCAGACGTCAGGTGGTTCGGAACTTCAGAAAACCATTGGTGGTGGTAGCTCCTAAAACAATCTTACGTTTACCTGCAGCAACCTCTACCTTAGACGATATGTTACCTGGAAAAACATTCTTACCAGTGATTGGTGATAAGAAAGTTAAAGGTGACAAGGTCAAAAAAGATCATTTTCTGTAGCGGAAAACATTTCTATACATTGGATAAGGAAAGGGATGCCAGGAAGTTAGAATATGTAGCACTTGTGAGAATAGAGGTACTtctaaaaagaaaattcaaaatggaaattccctgatcaaatgacaaaatcaaaagctcaacacatcaaacaaatggacatcaactgtcatattcctgacttggtacaggcattattttaagtagaaaatagtggattaaacctggttttcaTAGCCTGAtagcgaaacctctcacttgtatgacactcACAGAAAATATCATTACATTGACAATGATGTTGGTCTTTGtgggaacaaaacaaacagacataattggcCAAAAAAGTTTGGGTAATGCAGACTGAAAATTATGATTCCATTTTTTGAGAACTTTGTTTTGTTAATTAtgtggtttgaaaaaaaaatccatcaaaaCATGTATTCCATATTCAATTCACAAGAAGGAGATGTTCATATACTTGAAATGATTTTGACCCTGATTTTCCAGTATAAATTGAACCTTTACACATAATAGAGGGAGTGTGCGGCACTGCAATGTGTGT includes:
- the LOC143066692 gene encoding 2-oxoadipate dehydrogenase complex component E1-like; protein product: MSIDDPKSLIIWEAQFGDFFNGAQIMIDTYIASGELKWLLQSDLVMLLPHGMDGAGPEHSSCKIERFLQATDSSEHKVDGDNVNLQIVNATSPAQYFHLLRRQVVRNFRKPLVVVAPKTILRLPAATSTLDDMLPGKTFLPVIGDKKVKGDKVKKDHFL